The Methanothermobacter sp. CaT2 DNA window TGAATTTCCCGCCTACACAGTACTCGACATGGTGAACTTCCAGAGACAGTTTCTCAATGAGAGATTTGGCATAAAAAAGGTCAGGGGAGTCATAGGGACATCAATGGGGGGATTTCAGGCGCTTCAGTGGGCTGCAGAGTACCCTGATGAGATGGAGTTCCTCATGCCCCTTGTAACCTCCTGGAGAACAAGGGGAGTTAACTATGCACTCTTCAGTTACATGAACCACCTCATTGAGTCAGACCCTGACTTTGTCGCGGGCAGAAAACCCGGGAGGGCCCTGTCACTCTCATCCATGCTCATGTACCTCTATGGACTCTCAAGGGAATACTACAGTGGCCTTGAGAACCCCGAGCTGGAGTCGGCGATGAGGGATATGGGGTCAGAGGGGGAACTCATGGACCCCAGTGATGTGCTGTGGAGGAACAGGGCCGCCATGAACCATAACCTGGAGGGTAAGCTAGGGAGGATAAGGGCAAGGACCCTCATATTCGGGGTGAACCAGGACCAGTACTTCCCACCGGAACTTGACACGATCCCCATGGCCGAACTCATACCTGGCTCTGAGTTGATTCTATTTGATTCTGAATGTGGACATCTGGGAGTGAATGAGATAGGTAAATATGGTGAAATCATAGCTTCATTCATTAAAGGTGACAGTGAATAAGAAGGAAGGTGTTTATTTGCAGGTGAAGGTTGAGGATTTTGGCTTCAGTGAGGATAAATGCATGAACTATGTACTCTACAGGGTGTCAGACATTGATGATGATGTCA harbors:
- a CDS encoding alpha/beta fold hydrolase gives rise to the protein MEEGKPSYFNLGEFRFESGEKLSDVRVEYRTIGEPSLNDEGEIDNAVVYIHGWSGDFSSVKRIADLTAPGGALDGFFVISMSSLGSPGSASPSTTSLGDEFPAYTVLDMVNFQRQFLNERFGIKKVRGVIGTSMGGFQALQWAAEYPDEMEFLMPLVTSWRTRGVNYALFSYMNHLIESDPDFVAGRKPGRALSLSSMLMYLYGLSREYYSGLENPELESAMRDMGSEGELMDPSDVLWRNRAAMNHNLEGKLGRIRARTLIFGVNQDQYFPPELDTIPMAELIPGSELILFDSECGHLGVNEIGKYGEIIASFIKGDSE